In Vibrio alginolyticus NBRC 15630 = ATCC 17749, one genomic interval encodes:
- a CDS encoding GntR family transcriptional regulator, with protein sequence MKPKYIDIAERLEKKIKDGELQPKSMLPKESDLQEEFSVSRVTIRKSLQILVDNNLISRTRGSGTYVNDLKAQHDALHLLGFIEEVSKQGKTPSSQVIKFELKKPNEQVAKQLNLSPNDDTYEIHRLRCINDEPEIYEVTHMPAVLFPDLSIAIMNGSKYEYIENSKGLKIAKSSQSVKPYLLDAETASYLNESEASPILKVESTGYLEDGRAFEYTVNYFRLHQYSFEFISTRT encoded by the coding sequence ATGAAACCCAAATACATAGACATTGCGGAACGATTAGAAAAAAAGATCAAAGATGGGGAACTACAACCTAAATCGATGCTTCCAAAAGAGAGTGATTTGCAAGAAGAGTTTTCCGTAAGCCGCGTAACCATCAGAAAAAGCTTACAAATTCTGGTCGACAATAATTTAATTAGTCGGACAAGAGGTAGTGGAACTTATGTAAACGATCTAAAAGCCCAACATGATGCCTTACATTTGCTGGGTTTTATCGAGGAAGTCAGTAAACAGGGGAAAACGCCTAGCTCTCAAGTCATAAAGTTCGAACTTAAAAAACCGAATGAACAGGTTGCTAAGCAGTTAAATCTCTCGCCCAATGATGATACATATGAAATACATAGACTCAGATGTATTAATGATGAGCCTGAAATTTACGAAGTCACTCATATGCCAGCAGTGTTATTTCCAGACTTGAGCATAGCCATAATGAATGGTTCTAAATATGAGTACATTGAAAATAGCAAAGGATTGAAAATTGCGAAAAGCAGTCAGTCTGTCAAACCGTATTTGTTAGATGCAGAGACGGCCTCATACCTGAATGAATCAGAAGCTTCCCCTATTCTAAAAGTTGAGTCCACTGGTTACCTAGAAGATGGTCGTGCATTTGAATATACCGTCAATTACTTCCGACTTCATCAATACAGCTTCGAGTTTATTTCAACTAGGACGTAG
- a CDS encoding cation:proton antiporter, giving the protein MDSWLQITVTFAYSGLLLSFVMAFARLILGPTLADRVVALDLISFITIGFITVYTLDSGEDALLDIAITLGLVAFLGTIAFARLIVKRKEKE; this is encoded by the coding sequence GTGGATAGTTGGCTGCAAATAACGGTCACTTTTGCCTATTCTGGGCTACTACTCAGCTTTGTTATGGCTTTTGCTCGTTTAATTCTAGGACCAACGCTAGCTGATCGAGTTGTGGCGTTAGATCTGATTTCATTTATCACTATCGGATTTATTACGGTTTACACCTTAGACAGCGGTGAGGACGCTCTGTTAGACATCGCCATTACATTAGGTTTGGTCGCATTTCTCGGCACGATCGCATTTGCACGTTTGATCGTTAAAAGAAAGGAGAAAGAATAA
- the mnhG gene encoding monovalent cation/H(+) antiporter subunit G — MDVLIGLFLCLGTLLTLVASLGVLRLPDLYTRMHAATKAGTVGVSCLLLAVAFSLPEVTVISRVIGTMLFIVLTAPVASHLLGRAMREVGYKIWRND, encoded by the coding sequence ATGGACGTGTTGATTGGACTATTTTTATGCTTAGGAACATTGTTGACCTTGGTTGCAAGTCTAGGTGTCCTGAGGCTTCCTGATTTGTATACCCGAATGCATGCAGCGACCAAAGCTGGAACTGTCGGAGTGAGCTGCTTGTTATTAGCGGTCGCTTTCTCACTCCCTGAAGTTACCGTGATCTCTCGGGTTATCGGTACGATGTTGTTTATCGTTCTCACTGCGCCAGTCGCCTCCCACCTGCTCGGCAGAGCAATGCGAGAGGTCGGATATAAGATTTGGCGCAATGATTAA
- a CDS encoding 6-phospho-alpha-glucosidase — MKHQKLTIVGAGSTYTLGMMNSLIAEKDNFPLAKVVFYDIDEKRQESNALATEILLREHYPEVEEFVYTTDKSVAFADSDFFFIQIRTGGLAMRERDEQISLSNSCVGQETCGAGGMAYGLRSIGDMIQLVNEIRQTCPDAWILNYTNPAAIVAEALNREFPHDKRILNICDMPAAIMVSYAQLLGCEIWDFVPEYFGLNHYGWFTKIRNKQGEDLTDKIKNIILKEGISAVDAEIADDPSWQATFKNMRTMLADNPEFLPNTYLQYYLYPEKMVAKEDINNTRARQVINGREKRVFELNARIIEAGTTKHETLHADIHGRYMVRVAASLAYNLSDVYLVIVPNNGAITNLQNDAMVEVPAALTSDGPKAFTVGKIPTFQKAMIESQLGYEKLVVDAWYEGSQQKLINALTLNRTVVNVPKAKEITKQLLEENKAYLPQFFQ; from the coding sequence ATGAAACATCAAAAATTAACGATTGTTGGTGCTGGCAGTACATACACACTTGGTATGATGAACAGCCTTATTGCCGAAAAAGATAACTTTCCACTCGCAAAAGTCGTGTTTTACGACATAGATGAGAAACGCCAAGAATCGAATGCATTAGCTACTGAAATTCTATTGCGAGAACACTATCCAGAAGTTGAAGAGTTTGTTTATACAACGGATAAATCTGTCGCATTCGCAGATTCGGACTTTTTCTTTATCCAGATCCGCACTGGTGGGTTGGCCATGCGCGAGCGCGATGAACAAATCTCGCTATCCAACTCTTGTGTTGGGCAAGAGACATGTGGCGCGGGAGGAATGGCATATGGACTTCGCTCTATCGGCGACATGATCCAGCTAGTGAACGAGATCCGACAAACGTGTCCAGATGCGTGGATTCTTAATTACACCAACCCGGCGGCAATTGTCGCTGAAGCTTTAAATCGTGAATTTCCGCATGATAAGCGAATTCTAAATATCTGTGATATGCCAGCAGCGATTATGGTCAGCTATGCGCAATTGTTAGGATGTGAAATTTGGGACTTCGTTCCTGAATATTTTGGGCTTAATCACTATGGCTGGTTTACCAAAATTCGTAACAAACAGGGTGAAGACTTAACGGACAAAATTAAAAATATCATCCTAAAAGAAGGGATCAGTGCGGTTGATGCGGAAATAGCGGATGACCCATCGTGGCAAGCCACATTCAAAAACATGAGAACAATGCTTGCTGATAATCCAGAGTTTTTGCCGAATACGTATCTTCAGTACTATTTGTACCCTGAAAAAATGGTGGCGAAAGAGGATATCAACAATACCCGCGCAAGGCAGGTAATTAACGGCCGTGAGAAACGAGTGTTCGAATTGAACGCAAGAATAATTGAAGCGGGCACCACGAAGCACGAAACACTGCATGCCGATATCCATGGTCGATACATGGTGAGAGTTGCGGCTTCGCTTGCCTACAACTTGAGCGATGTGTATCTCGTCATCGTACCGAATAATGGTGCTATTACAAATTTACAAAATGACGCCATGGTAGAAGTTCCAGCTGCGCTAACTAGTGATGGACCGAAAGCTTTTACTGTAGGAAAAATCCCAACCTTCCAAAAAGCCATGATTGAGAGCCAACTTGGTTACGAGAAATTAGTTGTGGATGCTTGGTACGAAGGAAGTCAGCAAAAGCTGATTAATGCACTCACACTTAACCGTACCGTGGTTAATGTGCCAAAAGCTAAAGAAATAACAAAACAATTACTAGAAGAAAATAAAGCCTACCTTCCTCAATTTTTTCAATAA
- a CDS encoding acetoacetate--CoA ligase encodes MPNSAPIWSPSAERVSNSNLLRFIEKVNKDKAEGTVINNYTSLHQWSIEHNDEFWRHTWQFCNVIGDIGSQVKSLGSPKWTPTGSNHHHVNRDTVWFADATLNYAENLLSQAEQSPEREFIVFSNESGEHRQLTGKQLLEQVSAIQQWLLNCGVGKGDVVAGYLPYLPETVIAMLATTSLGAIWTSTSPDFGIDSVVERFGQVKPKVLFCCDGYQFGGKAFDMTNKNTTLSSKLSSASEETTISVCQIEYLQNAESASTSEFVSWSDITHHFSPQSIQYQPTLFNDPLFILYSSGTTGQPKCIVHSAGGTLLNHLKEHQLHCDIKSQDKVFYYTTCGWMMWNWHVSALASGAALVIYDGSPVYPDHSVLWQLAEEHSVSLFGTSAKYLEALEQANCSPKLEHNLKSLKTLCSTGSVLYPEQFNYVYQHIKQDLHLASIAGGTDICGCFVLGNPISPVYKGECQGAGLGIDARVLEDGGHTITQKRGELTCNNSLPNFPIGFWNDNGERYHNAYWSKFTDIWHHGDDVMQTEHGGFIFYGRSDATLNPGGVRIGTAEIYQQVNALPEVEDSIAVGKLNQQSEEIWLLVKLAHNVELTQQLTDSIRQTLKTKCSPRHVPRQIFAISDIPKTRSGKLVELAVKQLVNGQAVKNIGAIANPEVLEEIKTLFNIESGATVN; translated from the coding sequence ATGCCAAATTCTGCACCTATTTGGTCACCATCTGCTGAGCGCGTCAGCAATAGCAACTTATTACGGTTCATCGAAAAGGTTAATAAAGACAAAGCCGAAGGTACCGTAATCAACAATTACACGTCTCTACACCAGTGGTCCATTGAGCACAATGATGAATTTTGGCGACATACTTGGCAGTTTTGCAACGTAATCGGAGATATAGGTTCGCAAGTCAAGAGCCTTGGCAGTCCCAAATGGACACCAACAGGTTCTAATCATCATCATGTAAATAGAGACACAGTATGGTTTGCTGACGCCACGCTGAACTACGCAGAGAACCTCCTATCTCAGGCTGAACAATCACCAGAGCGTGAGTTTATTGTTTTTAGCAATGAAAGCGGTGAACACCGACAACTCACCGGTAAACAGTTGCTTGAACAAGTTTCTGCCATTCAACAATGGCTACTCAATTGTGGTGTCGGTAAAGGCGATGTCGTTGCGGGTTATTTGCCCTACCTTCCTGAAACCGTTATTGCCATGCTGGCCACCACCAGTCTTGGTGCCATTTGGACTTCAACCTCTCCTGATTTTGGTATCGATAGCGTCGTAGAGCGTTTTGGTCAGGTCAAACCGAAAGTTCTTTTTTGCTGTGATGGCTACCAGTTCGGAGGCAAAGCTTTCGATATGACGAACAAGAACACCACTCTTAGTAGTAAGTTAAGCAGTGCCTCCGAAGAGACTACTATTAGCGTATGCCAAATCGAATATTTACAAAACGCTGAGAGTGCTAGCACTTCTGAGTTTGTTTCTTGGTCCGATATTACTCACCACTTTTCTCCACAATCAATTCAATATCAACCAACGCTGTTTAATGACCCGTTGTTCATTTTGTATTCTTCTGGTACAACAGGTCAACCTAAGTGTATTGTCCATTCCGCAGGCGGTACCTTGCTCAATCACCTCAAAGAACATCAACTGCATTGCGACATCAAATCGCAAGACAAGGTTTTCTACTACACAACATGTGGTTGGATGATGTGGAACTGGCATGTTTCCGCTCTTGCGAGTGGTGCAGCCTTAGTGATTTACGACGGTAGTCCGGTTTACCCTGATCACTCCGTCTTATGGCAATTAGCAGAAGAACATAGCGTGTCGCTGTTTGGTACTTCAGCGAAATACTTAGAAGCACTGGAACAGGCAAACTGCTCTCCAAAACTAGAACATAACCTGAAGTCACTCAAAACTCTTTGCTCAACTGGTTCGGTGCTTTACCCAGAACAATTTAATTATGTCTATCAGCACATCAAGCAGGACTTGCATCTCGCTTCTATCGCTGGCGGCACAGATATTTGCGGATGCTTTGTACTTGGAAACCCTATTTCACCAGTTTACAAAGGTGAATGCCAAGGCGCAGGGCTGGGAATCGACGCACGTGTTCTAGAGGATGGTGGACATACTATTACGCAAAAACGCGGCGAACTGACTTGTAATAACTCGCTACCTAACTTCCCTATTGGCTTCTGGAACGACAACGGCGAACGCTATCACAACGCTTATTGGAGCAAGTTTACCGATATCTGGCACCATGGCGACGATGTGATGCAAACCGAACATGGCGGCTTCATTTTTTATGGCCGTAGTGACGCAACCTTAAATCCAGGCGGCGTACGCATCGGTACCGCTGAAATCTATCAGCAAGTGAACGCGTTACCCGAGGTTGAAGACTCCATCGCTGTCGGCAAGTTAAACCAGCAGTCTGAAGAAATCTGGTTACTAGTAAAACTCGCTCACAACGTCGAGTTAACCCAACAACTCACCGATTCAATTCGCCAAACATTGAAAACAAAATGTTCACCGCGCCATGTCCCACGACAAATTTTTGCCATCAGTGATATTCCTAAAACGCGCTCAGGCAAATTGGTTGAGCTAGCAGTGAAACAATTGGTAAACGGACAAGCTGTAAAAAACATTGGTGCTATTGCTAACCCAGAAGTGCTGGAAGAAATTAAAACGCTTTTCAACATAGAAAGTGGCGCCACTGTCAATTAG
- a CDS encoding Na+/H+ antiporter subunit E — protein MIYLFLNFFLALAWMMLNGSYSSLNFVVGFTVGFFALRLSQPFGLKTSYFQRFASALKLLVYFAYEMVISVAKVVWDVVTPTHLSQPDIVYVPLEVDSDLEITLLANMVSLTPGTLSLDVTADKKYLIVHAMFAPEHEEVIRGIKDGLEHRILEVTRG, from the coding sequence ATGATCTATCTATTCCTCAATTTTTTCTTAGCGTTAGCGTGGATGATGCTTAATGGCAGCTATTCGAGTCTGAATTTTGTTGTCGGATTTACGGTCGGCTTTTTTGCTTTAAGGTTGAGTCAACCATTTGGATTGAAAACGAGCTATTTTCAACGTTTTGCATCTGCATTGAAGTTATTGGTGTACTTCGCTTATGAAATGGTTATATCGGTTGCGAAAGTGGTGTGGGACGTCGTGACACCTACTCATTTGAGTCAGCCTGATATCGTTTATGTCCCTCTGGAGGTCGATTCTGATCTAGAAATCACATTACTGGCGAACATGGTTTCTTTAACACCGGGTACGCTTAGTTTGGATGTTACGGCTGATAAAAAGTATCTTATCGTTCATGCCATGTTTGCACCTGAACATGAAGAGGTTATTCGCGGAATTAAAGATGGGTTAGAGCATCGAATTTTGGAGGTGACGCGTGGATAG
- a CDS encoding electron transfer flavoprotein subunit alpha/FixB family protein — MKNLIIAEHDNNQLHADTLKVVNAAKQVSQDNVLIVVGHQCEEVAQQACRVDGISNVICVDDEQLKHQFAESIAPIVVSIAEGFDAIWASSSSKGKDLAPRVAAKFGVGQISDIVQVIDENTFIRPIYAGNAFAKVTTSDKVRVITVRASAFEPVTCHNQADIKHQQVTISAPMVELVSVDKTVSERPELSAAEVVVSGGRGVGSKENFALIEQVADKLGAAIGASRAAVDAGFVANDLQVGQTGKIVAPKLYIAVGISGAIQHLAGMKESKVIVAINKDPESPIFEVADYGLVGDLFEVLPQLAEQL; from the coding sequence ATGAAGAACTTAATCATAGCAGAGCATGACAATAACCAATTGCATGCGGACACACTCAAAGTGGTTAATGCAGCAAAACAAGTCAGCCAAGACAATGTTTTGATCGTAGTGGGCCACCAGTGTGAAGAAGTCGCTCAGCAAGCTTGTCGCGTTGATGGTATATCAAACGTAATTTGTGTCGATGATGAGCAACTTAAGCATCAATTTGCCGAGAGTATCGCACCTATTGTAGTGAGTATTGCTGAAGGTTTTGACGCAATCTGGGCTAGCTCATCATCAAAAGGGAAAGACCTTGCACCTCGAGTAGCAGCGAAGTTCGGCGTTGGGCAAATTTCCGATATTGTCCAAGTTATCGATGAAAACACTTTTATCCGCCCTATTTACGCAGGAAACGCATTTGCCAAAGTGACCACCAGCGACAAGGTTCGCGTCATCACCGTGCGCGCGTCTGCGTTTGAGCCGGTTACTTGTCACAACCAAGCTGATATTAAGCATCAGCAGGTCACTATCTCAGCTCCAATGGTTGAATTGGTTTCTGTCGATAAAACCGTGTCAGAACGTCCTGAATTAAGCGCGGCAGAGGTGGTTGTGTCAGGTGGACGCGGGGTCGGTAGCAAAGAGAACTTCGCGTTGATCGAACAAGTAGCCGATAAACTAGGTGCTGCCATTGGCGCTTCTCGCGCGGCGGTTGATGCCGGGTTTGTTGCCAACGACTTACAAGTGGGTCAAACCGGTAAAATCGTTGCACCTAAGCTTTATATAGCGGTTGGGATTTCCGGTGCCATCCAGCATCTTGCAGGAATGAAGGAATCCAAAGTGATTGTCGCGATCAACAAAGATCCAGAATCTCCTATCTTTGAAGTTGCCGACTATGGATTGGTTGGTGATTTATTTGAGGTACTACCTCAGCTTGCCGAACAACTTTAA
- a CDS encoding alpha-glucoside-specific PTS transporter subunit IIBC: protein MKDIIQRFGAAMFVPVLLFPAAGMLLGFSVVLLNQEVFPWALEGSAWVKVSTIILQASLAVFKNMALIFAVGLPIALAKKASGRAVLATLVSYITFNYVIGGILQFWGPELGVNYTEGERGLTEVGGILTLDTNLLGAILIASLSVWVHNRFFDKKLPDWAAVFGGTPLVVIISFPIMVVMAILTCLTWPSIQHGINNLQSFLVSAGSLGVWLFTFLERIMIPTGLHHFVYGPVFYGPVAVDGGTVAYWIQNIQTFAQSSESLTTQFPQGGLMLTGMGKVFGCTGIALALYSVAKKENKKMVMGLVLGAAITAILTGITEPIEFTFLFIAPALFALHALLSATMATIAFMFGVSGNFQTGLIDFIFQNWLPLAGNHAGTYVIQIIIGLMFTGVYFVTFRALILKYNILTPGREGADSKLYSKADYKEAKAVHNSSASPSQASAFIEGLGGKENIELLTNCATRLRVKVKDVSLVKENAFFTQYGAVNIVRNQESLQIIVGLTVPQVREDMSQLIKA, encoded by the coding sequence ATGAAAGACATTATTCAAAGGTTCGGAGCCGCGATGTTTGTTCCCGTTCTATTATTTCCAGCAGCGGGCATGTTATTGGGTTTCTCTGTTGTGCTGTTAAATCAAGAAGTGTTTCCTTGGGCACTAGAGGGGAGTGCTTGGGTTAAAGTCTCGACGATCATTTTACAGGCATCTCTCGCTGTATTTAAAAATATGGCACTTATTTTTGCCGTTGGGTTACCTATCGCTTTAGCTAAAAAAGCATCTGGTCGCGCTGTACTTGCAACACTCGTTTCCTACATTACGTTTAACTACGTTATTGGTGGAATCCTTCAATTTTGGGGACCAGAACTGGGCGTGAACTATACGGAAGGTGAGCGAGGTTTGACTGAAGTTGGTGGCATTCTAACGCTTGATACCAACTTACTAGGTGCCATTTTAATTGCAAGTCTCTCTGTTTGGGTTCACAACCGATTCTTTGATAAAAAGCTACCGGATTGGGCGGCTGTATTTGGCGGAACGCCATTGGTTGTGATCATTAGTTTCCCCATTATGGTCGTGATGGCAATTCTAACTTGTTTGACTTGGCCAAGTATTCAGCATGGTATTAACAATCTGCAATCATTTTTGGTTTCTGCTGGATCGTTAGGGGTATGGCTATTTACGTTTTTAGAGCGAATCATGATACCAACGGGGTTGCATCATTTCGTATATGGTCCCGTTTTTTATGGGCCAGTTGCAGTCGATGGCGGAACGGTTGCCTATTGGATTCAAAATATACAGACATTCGCCCAGAGCTCGGAAAGTTTAACGACACAATTTCCTCAGGGTGGTTTGATGTTGACGGGAATGGGTAAAGTGTTTGGTTGTACGGGTATCGCACTAGCACTCTATTCAGTTGCGAAAAAAGAAAATAAAAAGATGGTGATGGGGTTAGTGCTCGGAGCCGCAATCACAGCAATTCTTACAGGGATAACCGAACCAATAGAGTTTACATTCTTATTTATCGCACCTGCGCTGTTTGCTTTGCATGCGTTGTTATCTGCGACAATGGCAACGATCGCCTTTATGTTTGGTGTTTCCGGTAACTTTCAGACTGGCTTGATAGACTTCATTTTCCAAAACTGGTTGCCTTTGGCTGGTAACCATGCAGGAACATACGTGATTCAGATTATTATTGGTCTCATGTTTACTGGTGTTTACTTTGTTACGTTTCGCGCGCTTATTTTAAAATACAACATACTTACTCCGGGACGTGAAGGTGCAGATAGTAAGTTGTATTCCAAAGCTGACTACAAAGAAGCGAAAGCGGTCCATAACAGTAGCGCAAGTCCGTCACAAGCTAGTGCCTTTATTGAAGGTCTGGGTGGAAAAGAAAACATTGAATTGTTAACTAATTGCGCGACGCGTTTGCGTGTTAAAGTTAAAGATGTCTCTCTTGTAAAGGAGAACGCATTTTTCACACAGTACGGAGCGGTGAATATTGTTAGAAATCAAGAGAGCCTTCAAATCATCGTTGGTTTAACGGTGCCACAAGTTCGCGAAGATATGAGCCAACTGATAAAAGCTTAA
- a CDS encoding Na+/H+ antiporter subunit D encodes MSSILLTLPVVLSLSTALIIFFVRRSTKSVEWLSGVSAISNLFVAGFLTENIINNGIQAVAFGQWSAPFGIVFVADYLSVAMVMITAVIGAICVFYAMADLHRKPSYSNYHALMHMLLAGVYGAFLTGDIFNLYVWFEVMLISSFGLMVLDATKTQVDGAVKYVMLNLISTLVFLLAIGLLYGATGTLNLADLYTKVGENELSINMMLSALFLFAFSIKAALFPLFAWLPASYHTLPSGVVALFAALLTKVGVYALIRVFTLVFPLAESGWQPTLIWVAGLTMLTGVLGAASQFDIKKILSFHIISQIGYMIMGLAIYTPLALAGAIFYIVHHIIVKANLFLIGGFIERKYGSSQLEHLGGVYKAMPWLAFLFLVPAFSLAGFPPLSGFWGKLLVIKSSIQAEYYWLAGTALLVGLLTVYSMTKIWSEAFWKKPFREKPEQTLQAKVHWLYCVPIIVLTTLTLIIGLVAEPFYQFSVQAAEQLLNPTEYIRVVLGGNA; translated from the coding sequence ATGAGTTCGATTTTGCTTACGTTACCGGTAGTTCTCTCGCTGAGTACGGCGTTGATTATCTTCTTCGTCCGTCGCTCAACAAAAAGTGTTGAGTGGTTGAGCGGTGTAAGTGCGATTTCGAACCTTTTCGTTGCGGGCTTTCTCACAGAAAACATCATAAATAATGGTATTCAAGCCGTTGCTTTTGGTCAGTGGAGTGCGCCATTTGGTATCGTGTTTGTCGCAGATTACCTCAGCGTTGCTATGGTGATGATCACGGCGGTGATTGGTGCGATATGTGTTTTCTACGCGATGGCGGACCTTCACCGAAAGCCCTCCTATAGCAATTACCATGCGTTAATGCACATGTTGCTTGCTGGCGTTTATGGCGCTTTCCTGACTGGAGATATTTTTAATCTGTATGTTTGGTTTGAGGTCATGCTCATTTCATCATTTGGTTTAATGGTGTTAGATGCAACGAAAACTCAAGTTGATGGTGCAGTAAAGTACGTGATGTTGAACCTGATTTCGACGCTGGTATTTTTGCTTGCTATCGGTTTATTGTATGGAGCAACGGGCACCTTGAACTTGGCCGATCTCTACACCAAAGTAGGGGAAAATGAATTGAGCATCAACATGATGCTGTCCGCGCTATTTTTGTTTGCCTTTTCTATTAAAGCGGCACTCTTTCCTTTATTTGCTTGGTTGCCAGCTTCTTATCACACGTTACCAAGCGGTGTGGTGGCACTGTTTGCCGCGTTGCTTACTAAAGTCGGTGTATACGCGTTGATAAGAGTCTTTACCTTGGTATTTCCGCTCGCCGAGAGTGGTTGGCAACCGACGTTAATTTGGGTCGCAGGGCTAACCATGTTAACGGGCGTTTTAGGAGCGGCTAGCCAATTCGACATTAAGAAAATTCTTTCTTTTCATATTATTAGCCAAATAGGCTATATGATCATGGGGTTGGCTATTTACACTCCCTTAGCTTTAGCCGGTGCCATTTTCTACATTGTTCATCACATCATTGTAAAAGCGAATTTGTTCTTAATAGGTGGATTCATCGAGCGCAAATATGGCTCTAGTCAACTTGAACATTTGGGTGGGGTATACAAAGCTATGCCTTGGTTAGCGTTCTTGTTTCTTGTCCCTGCGTTTTCTCTGGCCGGTTTCCCACCGCTATCGGGTTTCTGGGGAAAGCTATTGGTCATCAAGTCGAGCATACAGGCTGAGTATTACTGGTTAGCAGGTACCGCGTTATTGGTGGGGTTGCTTACTGTCTACTCGATGACGAAAATTTGGAGTGAGGCATTTTGGAAAAAGCCATTTAGAGAGAAGCCAGAACAGACTCTGCAGGCCAAAGTACATTGGTTGTACTGCGTTCCAATTATTGTATTGACAACGTTGACGCTAATCATTGGCTTAGTGGCGGAGCCTTTTTATCAATTTTCCGTTCAAGCTGCAGAACAACTGTTAAATCCGACTGAATACATCAGAGTGGTGTTAGGAGGAAATGCATGA
- a CDS encoding electron transfer flavoprotein subunit beta/FixA family protein has translation MKILVPIKRVIDPYVKVRVKADHSDVETNNVKMTINPFCEIAVEEAVRLKEQGIADEVIVVSAGGSQCQEQLRTALALGADRAIHIDTEDKIEPLVVAKLLKALVEQEQAQLVITGKQSIDTDNNQVAQMLAALLDWPQATFASDVKIEDQKVQVVREVDGGLMTVAMNLPAVISTDLRLNEPRFASLPNIMKAKRKPLDTITPDSLGVEVVFSQTIQEITPPAQRKGGIKVESVSELLDKLRNEAKVIS, from the coding sequence GTGAAAATACTAGTGCCAATCAAAAGGGTCATTGATCCCTACGTTAAAGTTCGCGTGAAAGCGGACCATAGCGATGTTGAAACCAATAACGTCAAGATGACGATTAATCCATTTTGCGAAATAGCCGTTGAAGAAGCCGTACGACTAAAGGAGCAAGGTATTGCAGATGAAGTCATCGTTGTCAGTGCCGGCGGTAGCCAGTGTCAGGAGCAACTACGTACTGCGCTTGCGTTAGGTGCCGATCGCGCTATTCATATCGATACTGAAGACAAAATAGAGCCATTGGTCGTCGCTAAGCTGCTCAAAGCTCTGGTTGAGCAAGAACAAGCACAGCTTGTGATTACGGGTAAACAATCCATTGATACTGACAACAACCAAGTGGCTCAGATGCTGGCCGCCCTACTTGACTGGCCTCAAGCAACTTTCGCTTCCGACGTGAAGATTGAAGATCAAAAAGTTCAGGTCGTGAGAGAAGTGGACGGCGGCTTGATGACGGTCGCGATGAACTTACCTGCGGTGATCAGTACTGACTTACGCCTGAATGAACCGCGTTTTGCCTCTTTGCCTAATATCATGAAAGCTAAGCGCAAGCCGTTAGATACCATCACACCTGACAGTCTGGGTGTTGAAGTGGTATTTAGCCAAACCATTCAAGAAATCACACCGCCAGCGCAAAGAAAAGGTGGCATCAAGGTTGAATCTGTCTCAGAGCTTCTCGATAAGCTGCGTAACGAAGCGAAGGTGATTTCATGA